Proteins from one bacterium genomic window:
- a CDS encoding porin family protein: protein MTRDRKLHTPFRTWGLVILLVLGVPASAVADWEVYVAGGLGISLAEGNAVGRQSASPVVDIGGEDLDGAPMIDGIIGLEIPMDELVPREMLLDVRLPDWPVRVELEAAGLREYELKNFFGGDLFFTEVETTTVFFNAWLDIPMTSIYRPVQYTFGLGRQPRIRQWLEPASFYVGVGIGYAHTDLSGTSNEGFASGEFDEFAWNAGTGFNYALTDTVDLSLGYRFVCLAGEQCMATDEGFELTPTGGAPEPTDYLEYDLLAHEVRVQVRVEVFEFFSPWR, encoded by the coding sequence GTGACGCGCGACCGAAAGCTCCACACCCCGTTCCGCACGTGGGGGCTCGTGATCCTTCTCGTTCTCGGGGTACCGGCCTCCGCCGTCGCCGACTGGGAGGTCTACGTCGCCGGTGGGCTCGGCATCTCCCTCGCCGAAGGCAATGCGGTCGGTCGTCAGAGCGCCAGTCCAGTGGTCGATATCGGTGGTGAGGACCTCGACGGTGCGCCGATGATCGACGGGATCATCGGTCTCGAGATTCCGATGGACGAGCTCGTTCCGCGCGAGATGCTGCTCGACGTCCGGCTGCCCGACTGGCCGGTCCGCGTCGAGCTCGAGGCCGCGGGGCTCCGCGAGTACGAGCTCAAGAACTTCTTCGGAGGCGATCTCTTCTTCACCGAGGTCGAGACGACCACCGTCTTCTTCAACGCCTGGCTCGACATCCCGATGACGTCCATCTATCGGCCGGTCCAGTACACCTTCGGCTTGGGTCGTCAGCCGCGTATCCGGCAGTGGCTCGAGCCTGCGAGCTTCTACGTCGGCGTCGGCATCGGCTACGCCCACACCGACCTGTCGGGCACGTCGAACGAGGGTTTCGCCTCGGGCGAGTTCGACGAGTTCGCATGGAACGCGGGTACGGGTTTCAACTACGCGCTGACGGATACGGTCGATCTCTCCCTCGGCTACCGTTTCGTCTGTCTCGCCGGTGAGCAGTGCATGGCCACGGACGAGGGATTCGAGCTGACGCCGACCGGTGGCGCGCCCGAGCCGACCGACTACCTCGAGTACGACCTCCTGGCGCACGAGGTGCGCGTGCAGGTTCGCGTCGAGGTCTTCGAGTTCTTCTCTCCCTGGCGATAG
- a CDS encoding CDP-alcohol phosphatidyltransferase family protein: MIDNAFRRIVPRFAGPLLALYTRWGWTPDHVTVLGLSLALLAAAAVATGHLWLGAGLWWVSRLADGTDGVFARASGQETDFGAYLDIVLDMAAYGAMVLAFGIVWPEFGPQWTMMLFLYVLCIASALALGMQEAKRDLPARDDRGLRLGAGLAEGGETGIAYTVFLLFPNLLPVTTWLWVAILALTVVARTLLARRLLAPDVGNPRQEDPESPSV, translated from the coding sequence ATGATCGACAACGCCTTCCGCAGGATCGTGCCGCGTTTTGCCGGTCCCCTGCTCGCGCTCTACACGCGATGGGGTTGGACCCCCGATCACGTGACCGTGCTCGGGCTGTCGCTGGCGCTTCTCGCCGCCGCCGCCGTCGCGACGGGACATCTCTGGCTGGGTGCCGGCCTCTGGTGGGTGTCGCGCCTCGCGGACGGCACCGACGGTGTCTTCGCCCGGGCTTCGGGGCAGGAGACCGATTTCGGCGCCTACCTCGACATCGTGCTGGACATGGCCGCCTACGGGGCGATGGTGCTCGCGTTCGGGATCGTCTGGCCGGAATTCGGCCCCCAGTGGACGATGATGCTCTTTCTCTATGTGCTCTGTATCGCCAGTGCGCTCGCGCTCGGGATGCAGGAGGCGAAGCGCGATCTGCCGGCCCGGGACGATCGGGGGCTGCGACTCGGCGCGGGTCTCGCCGAGGGGGGCGAGACCGGGATCGCGTACACGGTCTTCCTTCTGTTCCCGAACCTGCTCCCGGTCACCACCTGGCTCTGGGTCGCGATCCTGGCCCTGACCGTGGTCGCCCGGACCCTGCTGGCGCGCCGCCTGCTGGCCCCGGACGTGGGGAACCCACGTCAGGAGGACCCGGAATCGCCCTCGGTGTGA